A part of Palaemon carinicauda isolate YSFRI2023 chromosome 8, ASM3689809v2, whole genome shotgun sequence genomic DNA contains:
- the LOC137645599 gene encoding uncharacterized protein — MVEKMSAVVSPASLQQICQAAAASWLLDWSGLVGQISARAASMQTQRNRTGGWSMTPSTDPSRGNRIYTYQSFYGTTNLDHEAKEVRSQADVYRKIGRSRCRKKHRTDSKTVALYPRIELPEYYEDSAVLEYLGYCSYGSDNVHKKTTNPTSLQTNIRLTFDKKVLEGSARSCSLFLKHFLPPLLVNQIIDLAWKRLSRLVSHTEHSQSVEQYQVADWVRRAPALLQLCTRFPSVGLALNISGIPDSLIEDVLVIINQYFSFKTLNSLVLPKVDFKKKQLDISVKCKQMYKDIVLGASLTSVTLNNELCDDGMLSTLSQIPLKELTIGGNSVSEKGIINDLCALPVETVHEAKNIISSGYLEDLCVCPLRKSLQKLEMSFQRLASSVFHIIPAIFPELRDYNPHRNVVQCLENFERLIPLKNNNTLVSSQTTTKLIRLNVGNASRATLNMIAKICPQLQELVLTFDSGAEDNLIALENFRHLSHLEILYFPSLPASQPKLDANILQTVIHVFREQLKGISLTGFNVSGSVLRELSQLPELYHLKFTDCWLSSPTNLPHNPFPTLGKVSLNFLPANSVMRFFTMGGNVHTLHLDLKGLEWGSNPLTDSSIKALASSGIFKSLQTFTATSSYLTRDALRTLASMPCMKVVGYLSSWGLTEEELCCVTHSSPQHILCYQ, encoded by the coding sequence TTGAAAAGATGAGTGCCGTTGTTTCGCCAGCATCTTTACAGCAGATCTGCCAGGCTGCGGCAGCATCATGGTTGTTGGACTGGTCAGGTTTGGTTGGCCAGATCTCAGCTAGGGCTGCTTCCATGCAAACTCAGAGAAACCGCACTGGGGGATGGAGTATGACGCCGTCGACTGACCCCTCAAGAGGTAATAGAATCTACACCTATCAGAGCTTCTATGGCACCACAAATCTAGACCACGAAGCTAAGGAGGTCCGTTCCCAAGCAGACGTCTATAGGAAAATAGGGAGAAGCCGTTGCAGAAAGAAACACAGAACAGATAGCAAGACAGTCGCTTTGTATCCCAGGATTGAACTGCCTGAGTATTATGAAGACTCTGCAGTGTTAGAGTATCTAGGGTACTGTAGCTATGGTAGTGATAATGTACACAAGAAAACAACCAATCCAACATCTTTACAGACCAATATTAGGTTAACTTTTGATAAAAAGGTTCTGGAAGGGAGTGCGAGAAGTTGCTCATTATTTCTGAAACATTTCTTACCACCACTTTTGGTTAATCAAATTATAGATTTAGCTTGGAAACGCCTTTCCAGACTTGTTTCTCACACTGAACATAGTCAATCAGTTGAACAATACCAAGTGGCAGATTGGGTAAGAAGAGCACCAGCTTTACTTCAGCTGTGTACAAGATTTCCATCAGTAGGCTTAGCATTAAACATATCAGGCATTCCAGACAGTTTGATAGAGGATGTTCTTGTGATAATTAAtcagtatttttcttttaaaactttaaatagtCTTGTTCTCCCTAAAGTAGACTTTAAGAAAAAGCAGCTGGACATTAGTGTTAAGTGCAAACAAATGTATAAGGATATAGTGTTGGGAGCATCTCTAACAAGTGTGACCCTGAATAATGAATTATGCGATGATGGTATGCTAAGTACTCTCTCTCAGATTCCATTAAAAGAACTTACAATAGGTGGAAATTCGGTCTCCGAGAAAGGAATTATAAATGATCTGTGTGCTCTACCGGTGGAGACAGTTCATGAAGCAAAAAACATTATTAGTTCAGGATATTTGGAAGATTTGTGTGTGTGTCCTCTTAGGAAATCTTTGCAGAAACTTGAAATGTCTTTTCAACGTCTCGCCAGTTCTGTATTTCATATAATTCCAGCAATCTTTCCTGAACTGCGAGACTATAATCCACATAGAAACGTGGTGCAGTGTTTAGAGAACTTTGAAAGACTTATTCCATTGAAAAACAACAATACACTTGTTTCTTCTCAGACCACCACCAAACTCATCAGATTGAATGTAGGAAATGCAAGTAGGGCAACTTTGAACATGATTGCAAAGATTTGTCCCCAGTTACAGGAACTTGTGCTTACATTTGATTCAGGTGCAGAAGACAACTTGATTGCACTAGAAAACTTCCGGCATTTGTCTCATTTAGAAATTTTGTACTTCCCATCACTCCCAGCTTCTCAGCCAAAGTTAGATGCTAATATTTTGCAGACTGTCATCCATGTGTTTAGAGAACAGCTTAAGGGCATAAGTTTAACAGGATTCAATGTTTCAGGAAGTGTCTTAAGGGAATTATCCCAACTACCAGAGCTCTACCATTTGAAGTTTACAGATTGCTGGTTATCTAGCCCAACAAATCTACCACACAATCCATTCCCAACCTTAGGTAAAGTGAGTTTGAATTTTCTTCCGGCCAACAGTGTAATGAGATTTTTCACAATGGGTGGCAATGTACACACTTTACATTTAGACCTGAAGGGGTTAGAATGGGGTAGCAATCCACTTACTGATTCCAGCATCAAAGCTCTAGCTTCGTCTGGAATTTTCAAGTCATTGCAAACTTTCACTGCCACCTCATCTTATTTAACGAGAGATGCTCTTCGCACATTAGCATCTATGCCTTGTATGAAGGTTGTAGGATATCTTTCATCTTGGGGGCTGACGGAAGAAGAACTTTGCTGTGTGACCCATTCTAGCCCTCAACACATACTTTGCTATCAGTGA